From the genome of Vicia villosa cultivar HV-30 ecotype Madison, WI linkage group LG2, Vvil1.0, whole genome shotgun sequence, one region includes:
- the LOC131646693 gene encoding uncharacterized protein LOC131646693, with protein MKLSHALARIPFSTTSPALVQCQNSIFSSYGRRVSLLGYKGLRFQEFVCSSSSGASVSSSSAVNPSSPPLVGSNSGFDSGVSQEMPGKLGGLEEGIEKMIYRCRFLAILGVFGSLIGSFLCFIKGSTFVAGSFLEYSVNRTKVMQMLIDALDVYLLGTVMLVFGMGLYELFVSNLGSTSSLPDQTPSYRSNLFGLFPLKERPKWLDIKTVNELKTKVGHVIVMLLLIGLFDRSKKATIQTPVDLLCFCASVFLSSSCLFLLSKLNV; from the exons ATGAAATTGTCTCATGCATTGGCTAGGATACCTTTCTCTACAACATCCCCAGCGTTAGTTCAATGTCAAAATTCTATCTTTAGTTCATATGGCAGAAGGGTCTCTTTGTTGGGGTATAAAGGCCTCAGGTTTCAAGAATTTGTGTGCAGCAGCAGTTCTGGAGCTTCTGTTTCTTCTTCATCTGCTGTGAATCCTTCGTCGCCGCCACTCGTTGGTTCTAATTCTGGTTTTGATTCTGGTGTGTCTCAGGAGATGCCAGGGAAGCTGGGAGGATTAGAGGAGGGCATTGAGAAG ATGATTTATAGATGCCGGTTTCTGGCTATTCTTGGAGTTTTTGGGTCTCTAATTGGATCATTTCTATGCTTCATCAAG GGCTCCACATTTGTTGCAGGATCTTTCTTAGAATACTCGGTTAATCGCACTAAAGTAATGCAAATGCTCATAGATGCTCTTG ATGTCTATCTTTTAGGAACTGTGATGCTGGTGTTTGGAATGGGTCTCTACGAGCTCTTCGTCAGTAACCTTGGCAGTACAAGCTCTCTACCAGATCAAACTCCTTCTTACAGATCAAATCTATTTGGCTTATTCCCTTTGAAG GAAAGACCAAAATGGTTGGATATAAAAACAGTGAATGAACTGAAAACAAAGGTCGGTCATGTGATAGTTATGCTGCTTCTGATTGGTTTGTTTGACCGAAGCAAGAAGGCTACTATACAAACTCCTGTTGATTTGCTATGCTTCTGTGCTTCTGTCTTTCTTTCTTCTAGTTGTCTCTTTCTGCTGTCAAAGCTGAATGTTTAA